The genomic stretch TCCTGTGGGACCTGGCGCAGGACATCAAGGAAGGAAAGAGCCTTTCTGCGGCCCTGGGGGGCTATCCCGACCTCTTTCCCGCCCTCTATGTGGGAATCGTGCGCAACGGCGAGTTGAGCGGCCGGCTGGACGAGGCCCTGGGCCGGCTGGCCGCCTACCTGGAGCGGGATCAGGAGTTCCGCCGCCGGGTGCGGGAGGCGCTGGTCTACCCGGGACTGGTCCTGGCCCTGGCGGGGATCGTCGTGGTCGTCTTCCTCACCTTCATCATCCCCGCTTTCGACCGGGTCTACCGCAACAGCGGAGCGCGCCTCCCCCTGGCGACCCGGGCCCTGGTGGCCAGCAGCACCCTCTTCCGCCACAACCTCCCTCTGGCCGCCCTGGCCGGAGCAGCGATCCTGCTGCCGCCTGCGCGGCGGGCGCTGTGGGAGACCATCGCCGGGCCGGCCCGGCGCCTGGTCCTGCGGCTGCCCCAGGCGGCCTCGCTGGCCCGGACCGTCGCCCTCTCCCGCTTCGTCCACGCCCTGGGGGCGATGCTGCAAAGCGGTGTCCCCGTGCTGACGGCGCTGGAGGTGGCCGGGGAAGCGGTGGGGACAGCGGACTTTCGCACCGCCATACGCGAGCTGGCAGCTCGTGTCAGCGGCGGGTGCCGGCTGGGCGACTCCCTGCGCCAGACCGGAATGTTCCCGCCAATGGTCGTACGAATGGTGGCGCTGGGGGAGGAGTCCGGCCGGCTGGACGAGATGCTGCAGCGCGCCGGCGCAGTCTTGGACCGGGAATTCGAGCTATGCATGCGCCGCCTCCTCACGTTCCTGGAGCCGGCGCTGACCCTGCTGCTGGGCGGGGTCATCGGGGCAATTCTCCTGGCGCTGTACCTGCCCATCTTCGGCCTGTCCCGGGCGTTGGTGCGCTGAAGGACCGGAGGAGGTCATGAGCAGCCGATGGGGAGGCGACACCAACCGGTAAGGAGGGTGGTTCCCTCATTGCACGGTCTGGCAGAGTCTCTCAGCCAGCAACCATGCCTGCCTTTGTAACGCACCAACAGTACAGCAAGGAGGGATGGAGGATGCGGCAATGGTCTGGTGAAGGCGGCTTCACATTCGTCGAGGTGCTGGCGGTGGTGCTGCTGCTGGGGATCCTGGTCCTGGTGGCGCTGCCCAACTACTTCGGGGCGGAGAACGACGCGCGGCGACAGGTGGACCGGGCCAACGTCCGGGCCATCAACGCGGCGCTGGCGCTCTACCGGTTCCGCAACAACGGGAGCTGCCCGGTGGCGGCCGAGCCCGGGACGACGTTTACCGAGTTCCTGGCCGACACCACCTACTTCCCGGACGGCGCGCCCACCGACCCGTGGACCGGCAGCAGTGCAGCGTACGGCACCACGTATGACGCCACCCTGTGCCGGGTGCAATTGAGCGCGGGCGGCGTCAACCACGACGCCAGCAGCTCCAGCGGCCACGGCCCGTAGCCTCGAGGCCGGGCGACCGCGGTCTCTTCACAGGGGCGGCCTCCGGGTGTGAAGGTACCGGTGCGCCCTGGCGGCTTCTCCTTCCTGGAGCTGCTGGTGGTTGTGGGCCTTCTGGCCATCTTGCTGGTCGTGGCGCTGCCGCAGCTGTTCGCGCCGGAGGAGCTCGGCGTGGAGACGACCGCTCGGCAGGTGGCCGCCGACCTAGTCCTGGCCCGCCGCCTGGCCATCGCCCGCCGGATGCCGTACGTGGTCTCCTTCGCACCCCCCGGAGGTCCGTACACCGCATACACGGTCGCGCCCCAGGGCGGCGCGCCGGAGCCAGACTTCCCCAAGAGCCTGCCGGAGGGGATCGCGGTCACCGGCAGCGACCTGGTGACCTTCCAGCCCTCGGGCGCAGCGTCTGCGGCCGCCCGCCTGAGGTTCGCCGCTGGCGGGGCGACTGCACAGGTCGACGTGGCGGCGGGCACGGGAAGGGTCCGGGTCAGCGCACCGTGAGGCCGCGGGGCGGAGTGGCGAAAACGCAGGCGGTCACCGCAAGGCCCCAAGGCGTCGTTATGGCGCAGGCCGGCATCACCCTGGTCGAGCTCCTGGTGGCGGCGCTGCTGGTGGGCCTGGCCCTCGTGCCGCTAGTGCACCTCTACCCGGGGCTTCT from Armatimonadota bacterium encodes the following:
- a CDS encoding prepilin-type N-terminal cleavage/methylation domain-containing protein; translated protein: MRQWSGEGGFTFVEVLAVVLLLGILVLVALPNYFGAENDARRQVDRANVRAINAALALYRFRNNGSCPVAAEPGTTFTEFLADTTYFPDGAPTDPWTGSSAAYGTTYDATLCRVQLSAGGVNHDASSSSGHGP
- a CDS encoding type II secretion system F family protein is translated as MMPTYEYLSRDARGLLVRGQVEAEDAARARARLREQGLYVTSLRIAGAGLWRGPRRPQPAEVALLTHHLAMLLAAGVPLSPALDTLAEQTEDPGTRSILWDLAQDIKEGKSLSAALGGYPDLFPALYVGIVRNGELSGRLDEALGRLAAYLERDQEFRRRVREALVYPGLVLALAGIVVVVFLTFIIPAFDRVYRNSGARLPLATRALVASSTLFRHNLPLAALAGAAILLPPARRALWETIAGPARRLVLRLPQAASLARTVALSRFVHALGAMLQSGVPVLTALEVAGEAVGTADFRTAIRELAARVSGGCRLGDSLRQTGMFPPMVVRMVALGEESGRLDEMLQRAGAVLDREFELCMRRLLTFLEPALTLLLGGVIGAILLALYLPIFGLSRALVR
- a CDS encoding GspH/FimT family protein; protein product: MRPGGFSFLELLVVVGLLAILLVVALPQLFAPEELGVETTARQVAADLVLARRLAIARRMPYVVSFAPPGGPYTAYTVAPQGGAPEPDFPKSLPEGIAVTGSDLVTFQPSGAASAAARLRFAAGGATAQVDVAAGTGRVRVSAP